One part of the Arabidopsis thaliana chromosome 4, partial sequence genome encodes these proteins:
- a CDS encoding FGGY family of carbohydrate kinase (FGGY family of carbohydrate kinase; FUNCTIONS IN: carbohydrate kinase activity, phosphotransferase activity, alcohol group as acceptor; INVOLVED IN: carbohydrate metabolic process; LOCATED IN: chloroplast; EXPRESSED IN: 23 plant structures; EXPRESSED DURING: 15 growth stages; CONTAINS InterPro DOMAIN/s: Carbohydrate kinase, FGGY (InterPro:IPR000577), Carbohydrate kinase, FGGY, N-terminal (InterPro:IPR018484), Carbohydrate kinase, FGGY, C-terminal (InterPro:IPR018485), Carbohydrate kinase, FGGY-related (InterPro:IPR006003); Has 12553 Blast hits to 11885 proteins in 2113 species: Archae - 169; Bacteria - 10333; Metazoa - 409; Fungi - 243; Plants - 67; Viruses - 0; Other Eukaryotes - 1332 (source: NCBI BLink).) gives MTTAELNPFPSRSVFLGVDVGTGSARAGLFDDNGKLLGSATSPIQIWKDGDCIEQSSTDIWHAVCAAVKSACSLANVSDVEVKGIGFAATCSLVAVDAEGSPVTVSWSGDSRRNIIVWMDHRAVKQAERINSFNSPVLQYCGGGVSPEMEPPKLLWVKENLKESWSMVYKWMDLSDWLSYRATGDDTRSLCTTVCKWTYLGHAHMHQMTEKASRDMEACGWDDEFWEEIGLGDLVDGHHAKIGRSVAFPGHPLGNGLTATAAKELGLLAGTPVGTSLIDAHAGGVGVMEKSDVDTLCSRMVLVCGTSTCHMAVSREKLFIPGVWGPFWSAMVPEYWLTEGGQSATGALLDHIIENHVASPRLANRAASQKVSVFELLNNILKTMAEDTSSPFISALTSDMHILPDFHGNRSPVADPNSKGVIFGMSLDTSEKQLALLYLATIQGIAYGTRHIVEHCNTHGHKIDTLLACGGLSKNPLFIQEHADIVVRLFFLEKASLFS, from the exons ATGACCACCGCTGAGTTAAATCCATTTCCGTCTCGCTCCGTTTTTCTCGGTGTCGACGTTGGCACTGGAAGCGCCCGTGCCG GTTTGTTCGATGATAATGGGAAGCTTCTAGGATCTGCTACTAGTCCAATACAGATTTGGAAGGATGGAGACTGTATTGAG CAATCTTCAACAGATATTTGGCATGCAGTTTGTGCTGCTGTGAAATCTGCTTGCTCTCTTGCAAATGTTTCGGATGTGGAAGTGAAAGGAATAGGCTTTGCTGCCACGTGCTCTCTCG tgGCGGTTGATGCTGAGGGATCTCCTGTTACAGTGTCGTGGAGTGGTGATTCAAGAAGAAACATTATTGTATGGATGGACCATAGAGCTGTAAAGCAGGCAGAGAGAATCAACTCATTTAATTCTCCAGTCTTGCAGTACTGTGGTGGCGGTGTTTCTCCAGAAATGGAGCCACCAAAA CTTTTATGGgtgaaagaaaatcttaagGAGTCTTGGTCAATGGTGTATAAGTGGATGGACTTGAGTGATTGGCTATCCTACAG AGCTACTGGAGATGATACACGTAGTTTGTGCACCACAGTATGTAAATGGACTTATCTTGGCCATGCACACATGCACCAGATGACTGAGAAGGCTTCTCGTGATATGGAAGCTTGTGGATGGGATGATGAGTTCTGGGAAGAAATTGGTTTAGGCGATTTGGTAGATGGGCACCATGCTAAGATTG GACGAAGTGTAGCTTTTCCTGGACATCCACTGGGTAATGGTCTAACTGCAACCGCTGCTAAG GAACTGGGTCTGTTAGCTGGAACTCCTGTTGGGACTTCACTCATTGATGCTCATGCCGGTGGTGTTGGGGTCATGGAAA AGTCAGATGTGGATACCTTGTGCTCTCGAATGGTCTTGGTATGTGGCACATCAACTTGTCATATGGCTGTTTCCCGTGAAAAGCTGTTTATTCCTGGCGTGTGGGGGCCTTTTTGGTCAG CTATGGTTCCGGAGTATTGGCTTACAGAAGGAGGACAAAGTGCTACTGGAGCTTTACTTGATCACATCATCGAAAATCATGTTGCTTCTCCCCGTCTTGCAAATCGTGCTGCTTCCCAGA AAGTTTCTGTGTTTGAACTCCTAAACAACATTTTGAAAACGATGGCTGAAGATACAAGTTCTCCATTTATATCTGCCCTTACCTCAGACATGCATATCCTTCCCGACTTTCACGGAAACAG ATCTCCCGTTGCAGACCCAAATTCGAAAGGAGTGATATTCGGAATGTCTCTTGACACGTCCGAGAAGCAGTTGGCTCTTCTATACCTCGCCACAATTCAGGGAATCGCATATGGTACACGTCATATCGTAGAGCATTGCAATACTCATGGTCACAAA ATTGATACACTGCTTGCTTGTGGCGGCCTTTCAAAGAACCCATTGTTCATCCAAGAACATGCTGATATA GTTGTCCGATTATTCTTCCTCGAGAAAGCGAGTCTGTTCTCTTAG
- the XTH19 gene encoding xyloglucan endotransglucosylase/hydrolase 19 (xyloglucan endotransglucosylase/hydrolase 19 (XTH19); FUNCTIONS IN: hydrolase activity, acting on glycosyl bonds, xyloglucan endotransglucosylase activity; INVOLVED IN: xyloglucan metabolic process; LOCATED IN: endomembrane system, apoplast, cell wall; EXPRESSED IN: 15 plant structures; EXPRESSED DURING: 7 growth stages; CONTAINS InterPro DOMAIN/s: Xyloglucan endotransglucosylase/hydrolase (InterPro:IPR016455), Beta-glucanase (InterPro:IPR008264), Xyloglucan endo-transglycosylase, C-terminal (InterPro:IPR010713), Concanavalin A-like lectin/glucanase, subgroup (InterPro:IPR013320), Glycoside hydrolase, family 16, active site (InterPro:IPR008263), Concanavalin A-like lectin/glucanase (InterPro:IPR008985), Glycoside hydrolase, family 16 (InterPro:IPR000757); BEST Arabidopsis thaliana protein match is: xyloglucan endotransglucosylase/hydrolase 18 (TAIR:AT4G30280.1); Has 2243 Blast hits to 2221 proteins in 314 species: Archae - 0; Bacteria - 296; Metazoa - 0; Fungi - 459; Plants - 1387; Viruses - 0; Other Eukaryotes - 101 (source: NCBI BLink).), with protein sequence MKSFTFLILFLFAAQSISVYAGSFHKDVKIHWGDGRGKIHDNQGKLLSLSLDKSSGSGFQSNQEFLYGKAEVQMKLVPGNSAGTVTTFYLKSPGTTWDEIDFEFLGNISGHPYTLHTNVYTKGSGDKEQQFHLWFDPTANFHTYCITWNPQRIIFTVDGIPIREFMNAESRGVPFPTKQPMRLYASLWEAEHWATRGGLEKTDWSKAPFTAYYRNYNVEGCVWVNGKSVCPANSQWFTQKLDSNGQTRMKGVQSKYMVYNYCSDKKRFPRGVPPECS encoded by the exons atgaagtCTTTTACGTTCttgattctctttctctttgcaGCACAATCTATCAGCGTCTATGCAGGCAGCTTCCACAAAGACGTTAAGATACATTGGGGTGATGGTCGTGGAAAGATTCACGATAATCAAGGGAAACTTCTATCTCTCTCGCTTGACAAATCCTCTGGTTCAGGTTTCCAATCTAATCAAGAGTTTCTCTATGGTAAAGCCGAAGTTCAAATGAAACTTGTCCCTGGTAACTCTGCTGGAACCGTCACAACATTCTAT CTTAAATCTCCGGGAACTACATGGGATGAGATTGATTTCGAGTTTTTGGGGAACATAAGTGGTCATCCATATACTCTCCATACTAATGTTTACACAAAAGGCTCAGGAGACAAAGAACAACAATTTCATCTATGGTTTGACCCAACCGCTAACTTTCACACTTATTGCATCACATGGAATCCACAAAGAATTAT TTTTACCGTTGATGGGATTCCAATTAGAGAGTTTATGAATGCCGAGTCACGTGGAGTCCCATTCCCAACAAAGCAACCAATGAGGCTATATGCGAGTCTATGGGAAGCAGAGCATTGGGCTACAAGGGGAGGATTAGAGAAAACAGATTGGTCAAAAGCTCCTTTCACCGCTTATTACAGAAACTACAATGTCGAGGGATGTGTATGGGTTAATGGAAAGTCAGTTTGTCCCGCAAATTCCCAATGGTTCACTCAAAAACTCGATTCGAATGGCCAGACAAGAATGAAAGGGGTACAGAGTAAATACATGGTTTACAACTATTGCTCCGATAAAAAAAGGTTTCCTCGAGGTGTTCCTCCAGAGTGCAGCTAA
- a CDS encoding FGGY family of carbohydrate kinase (FGGY family of carbohydrate kinase; FUNCTIONS IN: carbohydrate kinase activity, phosphotransferase activity, alcohol group as acceptor; INVOLVED IN: carbohydrate metabolic process; LOCATED IN: chloroplast; EXPRESSED IN: 23 plant structures; EXPRESSED DURING: 15 growth stages; CONTAINS InterPro DOMAIN/s: Carbohydrate kinase, FGGY (InterPro:IPR000577), Carbohydrate kinase, FGGY, N-terminal (InterPro:IPR018484), Carbohydrate kinase, FGGY, C-terminal (InterPro:IPR018485), Carbohydrate kinase, FGGY-related (InterPro:IPR006003); Has 16218 Blast hits to 14320 proteins in 2322 species: Archae - 199; Bacteria - 12888; Metazoa - 473; Fungi - 341; Plants - 104; Viruses - 0; Other Eukaryotes - 2213 (source: NCBI BLink).) yields the protein MTTAELNPFPSRSVFLGVDVGTGSARAGLFDDNGKLLGSATSPIQIWKDGDCIEQSSTDIWHAVCAAVKSACSLANVSDVEVKGIGFAATCSLVAVDAEGSPVTVSWSGDSRRNIIVWMDHRAVKQAERINSFNSPVLQYCGGGVSPEMEPPKLLWVKENLKESWSMVYKWMDLSDWLSYRATGDDTRSLCTTVCKWTYLGHAHMHQMTEKASRDMEACGWDDEFWEEIGLGDLVDGHHAKIGRSVAFPGHPLGNGLTATAAKELGLLAGTPVGTSLIDAHAGGVGVMESKLESDSLTKESDVDTLCSRMVLVCGTSTCHMAVSREKLFIPGVWGPFWSAMVPEYWLTEGGQSATGALLDHIIENHVASPRLANRAASQKVSVFELLNNILKTMAEDTSSPFISALTSDMHILPDFHGNRSPVADPNSKGVIFGMSLDTSEKQLALLYLATIQGIAYGTRHIVEHCNTHGHKIDTLLACGGLSKNPLFIQEHADIVGCPIILPRESESVLLGAAILGAVAGKNYPSLHDAMKALNAAGQVVHPSSDPKIKKYHDAKYRIFRNLYEQQLSHRSIIAEALA from the exons ATGACCACCGCTGAGTTAAATCCATTTCCGTCTCGCTCCGTTTTTCTCGGTGTCGACGTTGGCACTGGAAGCGCCCGTGCCG GTTTGTTCGATGATAATGGGAAGCTTCTAGGATCTGCTACTAGTCCAATACAGATTTGGAAGGATGGAGACTGTATTGAG CAATCTTCAACAGATATTTGGCATGCAGTTTGTGCTGCTGTGAAATCTGCTTGCTCTCTTGCAAATGTTTCGGATGTGGAAGTGAAAGGAATAGGCTTTGCTGCCACGTGCTCTCTCG tgGCGGTTGATGCTGAGGGATCTCCTGTTACAGTGTCGTGGAGTGGTGATTCAAGAAGAAACATTATTGTATGGATGGACCATAGAGCTGTAAAGCAGGCAGAGAGAATCAACTCATTTAATTCTCCAGTCTTGCAGTACTGTGGTGGCGGTGTTTCTCCAGAAATGGAGCCACCAAAA CTTTTATGGgtgaaagaaaatcttaagGAGTCTTGGTCAATGGTGTATAAGTGGATGGACTTGAGTGATTGGCTATCCTACAG AGCTACTGGAGATGATACACGTAGTTTGTGCACCACAGTATGTAAATGGACTTATCTTGGCCATGCACACATGCACCAGATGACTGAGAAGGCTTCTCGTGATATGGAAGCTTGTGGATGGGATGATGAGTTCTGGGAAGAAATTGGTTTAGGCGATTTGGTAGATGGGCACCATGCTAAGATTG GACGAAGTGTAGCTTTTCCTGGACATCCACTGGGTAATGGTCTAACTGCAACCGCTGCTAAG GAACTGGGTCTGTTAGCTGGAACTCCTGTTGGGACTTCACTCATTGATGCTCATGCCGGTGGTGTTGGGGTCATGGAAAGTAAATTAGAATCAGACTCCTTGACGAAAG AGTCAGATGTGGATACCTTGTGCTCTCGAATGGTCTTGGTATGTGGCACATCAACTTGTCATATGGCTGTTTCCCGTGAAAAGCTGTTTATTCCTGGCGTGTGGGGGCCTTTTTGGTCAG CTATGGTTCCGGAGTATTGGCTTACAGAAGGAGGACAAAGTGCTACTGGAGCTTTACTTGATCACATCATCGAAAATCATGTTGCTTCTCCCCGTCTTGCAAATCGTGCTGCTTCCCAGA AAGTTTCTGTGTTTGAACTCCTAAACAACATTTTGAAAACGATGGCTGAAGATACAAGTTCTCCATTTATATCTGCCCTTACCTCAGACATGCATATCCTTCCCGACTTTCACGGAAACAG ATCTCCCGTTGCAGACCCAAATTCGAAAGGAGTGATATTCGGAATGTCTCTTGACACGTCCGAGAAGCAGTTGGCTCTTCTATACCTCGCCACAATTCAGGGAATCGCATATGGTACACGTCATATCGTAGAGCATTGCAATACTCATGGTCACAAA ATTGATACACTGCTTGCTTGTGGCGGCCTTTCAAAGAACCCATTGTTCATCCAAGAACATGCTGATATAGTCG GTTGTCCGATTATTCTTCCTCGAGAAAGCGAGTCTGTTCTCTTAGGAGCAGCAATTCTTGGAGCAGTTGCTGGCAAGAACTACCCTAGTCTCCATGATGCCATGAAAGCTCTTAACGCAGCTGGACAA GTGGTTCATCCCTCATCAGACCCTAAGATCAAGAAGTATCACGATGCAAAGTACCGTATTTTCCGCAACCTCTACGAACAGCAATTGTCTCACCGTTCCATCATCGCTGAAGCTCTTGCATAA
- the ABCE3 gene encoding non-intrinsic ABC protein 15 (non-intrinsic ABC protein 15 (NAP15); CONTAINS InterPro DOMAIN/s: ATPase, AAA+ type, core (InterPro:IPR003593), ABC transporter-like (InterPro:IPR003439); BEST Arabidopsis thaliana protein match is: RNAse l inhibitor protein 2 (TAIR:AT4G19210.1); Has 178874 Blast hits to 170972 proteins in 3466 species: Archae - 4111; Bacteria - 144876; Metazoa - 3882; Fungi - 1523; Plants - 1775; Viruses - 14; Other Eukaryotes - 22693 (source: NCBI BLink).): MTITRGDFKLRLNQGEFTDSQIIVMLGENGTGKTTFIKMLAGSKLDIDEEGSQVHEIPQFSVSYKNQHMSNRKFEITVRDLIHRKIPNAYAEHQFVSDVMKPLKIEELMDKSFNKLSGGEKQRVALALCLGKSADIYLIDEPSAFLDSEQRIIASKVIKRFILQMKKAAFARFHNGYVFGR, encoded by the coding sequence ATGACTATAACTCGAGGGGACTTCAAGCTGAGATTGAACCAAGGAGAATTCACGGATTCTCAGATTATAGTTATGTTGGGAGAGAATGGAACGGGGAAGACAACGTTTATCAAAATGCTTGCGGGTTCGAAGCTTGAtattgatgaagaaggatcTCAAGTACATGAGATACCACagttctctgtttcttacaAGAATCAACATATGTCAAACCGTAAATTTGAGATTACTGTTAGAGATTTGATACACAGGAAGATCCCTAACGCATATGCAGAACACCAATTCGTGTCAGACGTTATGAAACCGCTCAAGATCGAGGAGCTCATGGATAAAAGCTTCAACAAACTATCAGGTGGAGAGAAACAAAGGGTTGCTTTAGCTTTATGCCTTGGTAAATCTGCGGATATCTACTTGATCGATGAACCGAGCGCGTTTCTTGATTCGGAGCAGAGAATTATAGCTTCCAAAGTCATAAAGAGATTCATTCTTCAGATGAAGAAGGCGGCTTTTGCACGATTTCATAATGGCTACGTATTTGGCAGATAA
- a CDS encoding FGGY family of carbohydrate kinase — MDHRAVKQAERINSFNSPVLQYCGGGVSPEMEPPKLLWVKENLKESWSMVYKWMDLSDWLSYRATGDDTRSLCTTVCKWTYLGHAHMHQMTEKASRDMEACGWDDEFWEEIGLGDLVDGHHAKIGRSVAFPGHPLGNGLTATAAKELGLLAGTPVGTSLIDAHAGGVGVMESKLESDSLTKESDVDTLCSRMVLVCGTSTCHMAVSREKLFIPGVWGPFWSAMVPEYWLTEGGQSATGALLDHIIENHVASPRLANRAASQKVSVFELLNNILKTMAEDTSSPFISALTSDMHILPDFHGNRSPVADPNSKGVIFGMSLDTSEKQLALLYLATIQGIAYGTRHIVEHCNTHGHKIDTLLACGGLSKNPLFIQEHADIVGCPIILPRESESVLLGAAILGAVAGKNYPSLHDAMKALNAAGQVVHPSSDPKIKKYHDAKYRIFRNLYEQQLSHRSIIAEALA, encoded by the exons ATGGACCATAGAGCTGTAAAGCAGGCAGAGAGAATCAACTCATTTAATTCTCCAGTCTTGCAGTACTGTGGTGGCGGTGTTTCTCCAGAAATGGAGCCACCAAAA CTTTTATGGgtgaaagaaaatcttaagGAGTCTTGGTCAATGGTGTATAAGTGGATGGACTTGAGTGATTGGCTATCCTACAG AGCTACTGGAGATGATACACGTAGTTTGTGCACCACAGTATGTAAATGGACTTATCTTGGCCATGCACACATGCACCAGATGACTGAGAAGGCTTCTCGTGATATGGAAGCTTGTGGATGGGATGATGAGTTCTGGGAAGAAATTGGTTTAGGCGATTTGGTAGATGGGCACCATGCTAAGATTG GACGAAGTGTAGCTTTTCCTGGACATCCACTGGGTAATGGTCTAACTGCAACCGCTGCTAAG GAACTGGGTCTGTTAGCTGGAACTCCTGTTGGGACTTCACTCATTGATGCTCATGCCGGTGGTGTTGGGGTCATGGAAAGTAAATTAGAATCAGACTCCTTGACGAAAG AGTCAGATGTGGATACCTTGTGCTCTCGAATGGTCTTGGTATGTGGCACATCAACTTGTCATATGGCTGTTTCCCGTGAAAAGCTGTTTATTCCTGGCGTGTGGGGGCCTTTTTGGTCAG CTATGGTTCCGGAGTATTGGCTTACAGAAGGAGGACAAAGTGCTACTGGAGCTTTACTTGATCACATCATCGAAAATCATGTTGCTTCTCCCCGTCTTGCAAATCGTGCTGCTTCCCAGA AAGTTTCTGTGTTTGAACTCCTAAACAACATTTTGAAAACGATGGCTGAAGATACAAGTTCTCCATTTATATCTGCCCTTACCTCAGACATGCATATCCTTCCCGACTTTCACGGAAACAG ATCTCCCGTTGCAGACCCAAATTCGAAAGGAGTGATATTCGGAATGTCTCTTGACACGTCCGAGAAGCAGTTGGCTCTTCTATACCTCGCCACAATTCAGGGAATCGCATATGGTACACGTCATATCGTAGAGCATTGCAATACTCATGGTCACAAA ATTGATACACTGCTTGCTTGTGGCGGCCTTTCAAAGAACCCATTGTTCATCCAAGAACATGCTGATATAGTCG GTTGTCCGATTATTCTTCCTCGAGAAAGCGAGTCTGTTCTCTTAGGAGCAGCAATTCTTGGAGCAGTTGCTGGCAAGAACTACCCTAGTCTCCATGATGCCATGAAAGCTCTTAACGCAGCTGGACAA GTGGTTCATCCCTCATCAGACCCTAAGATCAAGAAGTATCACGATGCAAAGTACCGTATTTTCCGCAACCTCTACGAACAGCAATTGTCTCACCGTTCCATCATCGCTGAAGCTCTTGCATAA
- a CDS encoding FGGY family of carbohydrate kinase (FGGY family of carbohydrate kinase; FUNCTIONS IN: carbohydrate kinase activity, phosphotransferase activity, alcohol group as acceptor; INVOLVED IN: carbohydrate metabolic process; LOCATED IN: chloroplast; EXPRESSED IN: 23 plant structures; EXPRESSED DURING: 15 growth stages; CONTAINS InterPro DOMAIN/s: Carbohydrate kinase, FGGY (InterPro:IPR000577), Carbohydrate kinase, FGGY, N-terminal (InterPro:IPR018484), Carbohydrate kinase, FGGY, C-terminal (InterPro:IPR018485), Carbohydrate kinase, FGGY-related (InterPro:IPR006003); Has 12264 Blast hits to 12262 proteins in 2271 species: Archae - 128; Bacteria - 9718; Metazoa - 437; Fungi - 335; Plants - 71; Viruses - 0; Other Eukaryotes - 1575 (source: NCBI BLink).) has protein sequence MDHRAVKQAERINSFNSPVLQYCGGGVSPEMEPPKLLWVKENLKESWSMVYKWMDLSDWLSYRATGDDTRSLCTTVCKWTYLGHAHMHQMTEKASRDMEACGWDDEFWEEIGLGDLVDGHHAKIGRSVAFPGHPLGNGLTATAAKELGLLAGTPVGTSLIDAHAGGVGVMEKSDVDTLCSRMVLVCGTSTCHMAVSREKLFIPGVWGPFWSAMVPEYWLTEGGQSATGALLDHIIENHVASPRLANRAASQKVSVFELLNNILKTMAEDTSSPFISALTSDMHILPDFHGNRSPVADPNSKGVIFGMSLDTSEKQLALLYLATIQGIAYGTRHIVEHCNTHGHKIDTLLACGGLSKNPLFIQEHADIVGCPIILPRESESVLLGAAILGAVAGKNYPSLHDAMKALNAAGQVVHPSSDPKIKKYHDAKYRIFRNLYEQQLSHRSIIAEALA, from the exons ATGGACCATAGAGCTGTAAAGCAGGCAGAGAGAATCAACTCATTTAATTCTCCAGTCTTGCAGTACTGTGGTGGCGGTGTTTCTCCAGAAATGGAGCCACCAAAA CTTTTATGGgtgaaagaaaatcttaagGAGTCTTGGTCAATGGTGTATAAGTGGATGGACTTGAGTGATTGGCTATCCTACAG AGCTACTGGAGATGATACACGTAGTTTGTGCACCACAGTATGTAAATGGACTTATCTTGGCCATGCACACATGCACCAGATGACTGAGAAGGCTTCTCGTGATATGGAAGCTTGTGGATGGGATGATGAGTTCTGGGAAGAAATTGGTTTAGGCGATTTGGTAGATGGGCACCATGCTAAGATTG GACGAAGTGTAGCTTTTCCTGGACATCCACTGGGTAATGGTCTAACTGCAACCGCTGCTAAG GAACTGGGTCTGTTAGCTGGAACTCCTGTTGGGACTTCACTCATTGATGCTCATGCCGGTGGTGTTGGGGTCATGGAAA AGTCAGATGTGGATACCTTGTGCTCTCGAATGGTCTTGGTATGTGGCACATCAACTTGTCATATGGCTGTTTCCCGTGAAAAGCTGTTTATTCCTGGCGTGTGGGGGCCTTTTTGGTCAG CTATGGTTCCGGAGTATTGGCTTACAGAAGGAGGACAAAGTGCTACTGGAGCTTTACTTGATCACATCATCGAAAATCATGTTGCTTCTCCCCGTCTTGCAAATCGTGCTGCTTCCCAGA AAGTTTCTGTGTTTGAACTCCTAAACAACATTTTGAAAACGATGGCTGAAGATACAAGTTCTCCATTTATATCTGCCCTTACCTCAGACATGCATATCCTTCCCGACTTTCACGGAAACAG ATCTCCCGTTGCAGACCCAAATTCGAAAGGAGTGATATTCGGAATGTCTCTTGACACGTCCGAGAAGCAGTTGGCTCTTCTATACCTCGCCACAATTCAGGGAATCGCATATGGTACACGTCATATCGTAGAGCATTGCAATACTCATGGTCACAAA ATTGATACACTGCTTGCTTGTGGCGGCCTTTCAAAGAACCCATTGTTCATCCAAGAACATGCTGATATAGTCG GTTGTCCGATTATTCTTCCTCGAGAAAGCGAGTCTGTTCTCTTAGGAGCAGCAATTCTTGGAGCAGTTGCTGGCAAGAACTACCCTAGTCTCCATGATGCCATGAAAGCTCTTAACGCAGCTGGACAA GTGGTTCATCCCTCATCAGACCCTAAGATCAAGAAGTATCACGATGCAAAGTACCGTATTTTCCGCAACCTCTACGAACAGCAATTGTCTCACCGTTCCATCATCGCTGAAGCTCTTGCATAA